The following proteins are encoded in a genomic region of Ictalurus punctatus breed USDA103 chromosome 15, Coco_2.0, whole genome shotgun sequence:
- the flna gene encoding filamin-A isoform X2, giving the protein MSQHPRLHQSSAASATSNASLAPDKDADMPATEKDLAEDAPWKKIQQNTFTRWCNEHLKCVNKRIANLQTDLSDGLRLIGLLEVLSQKKMFRKYNQRPTFRQMQLENVSVALEFLDRENIKLVSIDSKAIVDGNLKLILGLIWTLILHYSISMPMWDEEEDTDDAKQQKTPKQRLLGWIQNKLPELPITNFSRDWQSGKALGALVDSCAPGLCPDWDSWDQTKPVDNAREAMQQADEWLGVPQVITPEEIVDPNVDEHSVMTYLSQFPKAKLKPGAPLRPKLNPKKARAYGPGIEPTGNVVMKKAVFTVETISAGQGEVLVYVEDPAGHREEAKVTPNNDKNRTFSVVYVPKVTGPHKVTVLFAGLHISKSPFEVEVGMAQGDSSKVTAQGPGLEAVGNIANKTTYFDVYTAGAGMGEVEVVIIDPSGKKDTVECHIEDKGNSSYRCTYKPTQEGQHTIYITFAGGQISKSPYTVSVGEACNPSLCRAKGRGLQPKGLRIKETAEFKVYTKGAGTGELKVTIKGPKGLEEPCKKKDLGDGVYSFEYYPTTLGNYIITITWGGQHIPRSPFEVKVSSEAGPQQVRAWGPGLEGGIVGKSADFVVEAVGDDVGTLGFSVEGPSPAKIECDDKGDGSCDVRYWPTEPGEYAVHVLCKNEDIQHSPFMAEIKPAPDRDFYPDKVKAYGPGLQSTGLAVGKPAEFTVDAKLGGKAPLKIQAQDRDGNPVDVQVKDNGNGTYSCSYTPRKPVKHTVMVSWGGVNIPESPFRMTIGAGCHPNKVKVSGPGVAKTGLKAFEPTYFTVDCAEAGQGDISIGIKCAPGVVGPAESDIDFDIIRNDNDTFTVKYTPPGAGSYTIMVLFADQPIPMSPVRIKVDPSHDASKVKAEGPGLNRTGVELNKPTHFTVNTKGAGKAKLDAQFTGPNKGEAVRDFDIINNHDNTYTVKYTPVQQGNLGVNVTYGGDAIPKTPFAVPVAPSLDLSKINVAGLGDKMTVGKDQEITVKSKGAGGQGKVAAKVTGPGGKSVPCKVEPGLSPETSQVRFIPRDKGPYEVELTYDGAPIPGSPFPVEAVAPTDPSKVRCSGPGLERAKVGETGQFVVDCTNAGPAELTIEIISDNGTEAEVHIQDNGDGTYTITYIPLYPGAYTLTIRYGGQDVPNFPSRLNVEPAVETGGVKVFGPGVEGKGVFREATTDFTVDARALTKTGGNHIKTCINNPSGNCTEALIRDLGDGTYKVEYTPYEEGPHSVEVSYDSAPVPNSPFRVPVTEGCDPARVRVHGPGLQSGITNKPNKFTVETRGAGTGGLGLAMEGPSEAKMSCTDNKDGSCSVEYIPYEPGTYNLNITYGGKPVTGSPFSVPVHDTVDPTKVKCQGQGLGTNVRANIPQVFTVDASKAGVAPLQVRVQGPKGVVEPVEVVDNGDQTHTVSYVPTKEGPYSINVLYADEEIPRSPYKLKVLPTHDASKVRASGPGLNTTGVPASLPVEFTIDAKDAGEGLLAVQITDPEGKPKKANIRDNQDGTYLVSYVPDMTGRYTILIKYGGDEIPYSPYRIRAVPTGDASKCTVTGAGVGPTIQIGEQTVITVDAKAAGKGKVTCTVCTPDGAEVDVDVVENEDGTFDIFYTAPQPGKYVICVRFGGEHIPNSPFQVMALEGASPDQLMQQTQVPQYAYAPNRGQPWATDRAMGMNGLDVAGLRPFDLVIPFTIQKGEITGEVRMPSGKVAKPDIADNKDGTVTVKYAPTEAGLHEMDIKYDGIHIPGSPLQFYVDYVNSGHVTAYGPGLIHGMVNKPAVFTVNTKDAGEGGLSLAIEGPSKADISCTDNQDGTCTVSYLPVLPGDYNILVKYNDKHIPGSPYVAKITGDDSMRMSHLKVGSAADIPLDIGELDLSQLTASLTTPSGREEPCLLKMLRNGHVGVSFVPKEIGEHLVNIKKNGRHIPSSPISVMIKQSEIADASRVCVSGQGLSDARTFEPAEFIIDTRDAGYGGLSLSIEGPSKVDINTEDQEDGTCKVTYCPTEPGNYIINIKFADQHVPGSAFTVKVTGEGRMKESITRKRTAASVANVGSQCDLSLKIPEISIADMTAQVTSPSGKVHKAEIMEGENNTYCIRFVPTEMGVHTVSVKYQGQHVPGSPFQFTVGPLGEGGAHKVRAGGPGLERAEAGVPAEFSIWTREAGAGGLSIAVEGPSKAEIAFEDRKDGSSGVSYIVQEPGDYEVSIKFNDEHIPDSPFVVPVASPSDDARRLTVASLQESGLKVNQPASFAVSLNGAKGVIDAKVHSPSGALEECCVTEIDEDKYAVRFIPRENGLYLIDVKFNGSHIPGSPFKIRVGETGQAGDPGMVSAYGAGLEGGTTGSPCEFIVNTSSAGPGALAVTIDGPSKVKMDCQECPEGYKVTYTPMAPGNYLISIKYGGPYHIVGSPFKAKITGSRLVTSHSMHETSSVLVDPVTRSLSSTQQAAPGWGSSDASRVVAKGLGLTKGFINQKNSFSVDCSKAGRNMLLVGVDGPKVPCEEILVKHLGNRLYNVSYQLKEKGEYILVVKWGDEHIPGSPYHITV; this is encoded by the exons aCAGTAAAGCCATTGTGGACGGGAACTTGAAGCTTATCCTAGGGTTGATATGGACCCTCATTCTGCACTACTCTATCTCCATGCCCATGTGGGACGAGGAAGAGGACACAGACGATGCCAAGCAGCAGAAAACACCAAAGCAGAGGCTCCTGGGCTGGATCCAGAACAAGCTGCCTGAGCTTCCAATAACCAATTTCAGCCGCGACTGGCAGTCAGGCAAAGCACTGGGAGCATTGGTGGACAGTTGTGCCCCAG GGCTGTGTCCGGACTGGGACTCCTGGGATCAGACAAAGCCTGTGGACAATGCACGTGAGGCAATGCAGCAGGCTGACGAGTGGCTCGGTGTTCCTCAG GTCATCACTCCAGAAGAAATTGTTGATCCCAATGTGGATGAACACTCGGTTATGACATACCTGTCACAGTTCCCTAAGGCAAAGCTGAAGCCTGGCGCCCCACTACGCCCCAAACTCAACCCCAAAAAGGCTCGTGCCTATGGACCAG GCATTGAGCCTACTGGTAACGTAGTGATGAAAAAGGCTGTGTTCACTGTGGAGACAATCAGCGCAGGCCAAGGAGAGGTGCTGGTTTATGTAGAAGACCCAGCAGGCCATCGTGAGGAGGCTAAAGTCACTCCCAACAATGACAAGAATCGCACTTTCTCAGTAGTCTATGTTCCTAAAGTAACTGGGCCACATAAG GTAACAGTGCTGTTTGCAGGCCTGCATATTTCAAAGAGCCCATTTGAGGTGGAGGTGGGGATGGCTCAGGGTGACTCCAGCAAGGTTACTGCCCAGGGGCCAGGTCTTGAGGCTGTGGGCAACATTGCCAACAAAACCACCTACTTTGATGTATACACTGCTG GTGCTGGAATGGGAGAAGTTGAGGTGGTCATTATTGACCCCAGTGGCAAGAAGGACACAGTGGAGTGCCACATTGAGGATAAAGGCAATAGCAGCTACCGTTGCACCTACAAACCCACCCAGGAGGGCCAGCACACGATTTACATAACATTTGCTGGGGGCCAGATCTCGAAGAGCCCCTACACGGTCAGCGTTGGAGAAG CATGTAACCCCAGTTTGTGCAGAGCCAAAGGCCGTGGTTTACAGCCCAAAGGCCTGAGGATCAAGGAGACTGCAGAGTTTAAGGTCTATACCAAAGGAGCTGGCACTGGAGAGTTGAAGGTCACCATCAAAGGGCCAA AGGGTCTGGAGGAGCCCTGTAAGAAGAAGGACTTGGGAGATGGAGTCTATAGCTTTGAGTATTACCCCACCACACTTGGAAACTACATCATTACCATTACCTGGGGTGGTCAGCATATTCCTCGCAG TCCATTCGAGGTGAAAGTAAGCAGTGAGGCTGGGCCACAGCAGGTGCGGGCATGGGGCCCAGGCTTGGAAGGTGGCATTGTTGGCAAATCTGCTGACTTTGTGGTGGAGGCAGTTGGAGATGATGTTGGCACTTTAG GTTTCTCTGTGGAGGGCCCATCTCCAGCCAAGATTGAGTGTGATGATAAGGGTGATGGCTCCTGTGATGTGCGCTATTGGCCCACTGAGCCAGGCGAGTACGCAGTGCATGTGCTTTGTAAAAATGAGGACATCCAACACAGCCCCTTCATGGCTGAGATCAAACCAGCACCAGACAGAGACTTCTACCCTGACAAG GTGAAGGCCTATGGCCCAGGACTTCAGAGCACTGGTCTAGCGGTTGGCAAGCCAGCAGAATTCACAGTGGATGCCAAACTGGGGGGCAAAGCACCTCTAAAGATTCAGGCCCAG GACCGAGATGGAAATCCTGTTGATGTGCAAGTAAAGGATAATGGTAATGGGACTTACAGCTGCAGTTACACCCCTCGCAAGCCCGTTAAACACACAGTCATGGTGTCCTGGGGTGGAGTCAATATCCCGGAAAGCCCATTCAGG ATGACTATTGGAGCTGGATGCCATCCTAATAAGGTGAAAGTATCTGGACCTGGTGTTGCCAAGACTGGTCTGAAGGCTTTTGAACCAACATACTTCACTGTGGACTGTGCAGAGGCTGGCCAGG GTGACATCAGCATTGGGATTAAGTGTGCTCCTGGTGTTGTGGGACCAGCTGAGTCTGACATTGACTTTGACATAATCAGAAATGATAATGACACCTTCACAGTTAAATACACTCCTCCAGGAGCTGGCAGCTACACTATCATGGTGCTGTTTGCTGATCAG CCTATTCCAATGTCGCCAGTCAGAATTAAAGTGGATCCCTCTCATGATGCCAGCAAAGTCAAAGCAGAGGGACCTGGTCTTAACCGCACAG GTGTAGAACTGAACAAACCCACTCATTTCACTGTGAATACAAAGGGTGCAGGCAAAGCCAAGCTGGATGCTCAGTTTACTGGGCCCAACAAGGGTGAGGCAGTGCGGGACTTTGATATTATCAACAACCACGACAACACTTATACTGTCAAATACACTCCAGTGCAACAG gGTAATTTGGGTGTGAATGTGACCTATGGTGGTGATGCCATTCCCAAAACTCCCTTTGCTGTGCCTGTGGCTCCTTCCCTTGATCTGAGCAAGATTAATGTTGCAGGCCTTGGCGACA agatGACTGTTGGAAAAGACCAGGAGATTACAGTCAAATCAAAGGGTGCAGGTGGTCAAGGTAAAGTTGCTGCAAAGGTGACTGGACCTGGTGGTAAATCGGTGCCCTGTAAGGTGGAACCAGGGTTGAGCCCAGAAACCAGCCAAGTTCGCTTCATCCCCAGAGACAAGGGACCTTATGAGGTGGAGCTCACTTACGATGGTGCTCCCATCCCAGGAAGCCCCTTCCCTGTGGAGGCTGTAGCTCCCACTGACCCATCTAAG GTCCGGTGCTCTGGTCCAGGTTTGGAGCGAGCTAAGGTTGGTGAGACTGGCCAGTTTGTGGTAGACTGCACCAATGCTGGCCCTGCCGAATTAACCATTGAGATCATCTCTGATAATGGAACTGAAGCAGAGGTGCACATTCAGGATAATGGAGATGGAACTTATACCATTACCTACATTCCCCTGTACCCTGGCGCGTACACTCTTACCATCCGCTATGGTGGCCAGGATGTGCCAAACTTCCCATCAAGATTAAATGTGGAGCCAGCTGTTGAAACCGGTGGTGTGAAAGTCTTTGGACCTGGAGTTGAAGGCAAAG GGGTTTTCAGAGAGGCTACTACAGATTTCACCGTTGATGCTCGTGCCCTAACAAAAACTGGTGGCAATCACATCAAGACCTGCATCAACAACCCATCTGGTAACTGCACTGAGGCTCTTATTAGAGACCTGGGAGATGGTACCTACAAAGTAGAATACACTCCCTATGAAGAAG GTCCACATAGTGTAGAGGTTTCTTATGATTCTGCTCCAGTGCCCAATAGTCCATTCCGTGTGCCTGTAACAGAGGGTTGTGATCCTGcacgtgtgcgtgtgcatggCCCAGGACTGCAGTCTGGAATCACCAACAAACCCAACAAATTCACTGTGGAGACCCG TGGGGCTGGTACAGGAGGCCTGGGCCTGGCTATGGAGGGACCATCGGAAGCAAAGATGTCCTGCACTGATAATAAAGATGGCAGCTGCTCTGTAGAGTACATCCCATATGAGCCAGGGACTTACAACCTTAATATTACCTATGGTGGAAAACCTGTCACTG GAAGCCCATTCTCTGTGCCTGTTCATGATACTGTTGATCCCACTAAAGTCAAATGCCAAGGCCAGGGTCTTGGGACCAATGTACGAGCTAATATCCCTCAGGTCTTCACTGTAGATGCCAGCAAGGCAGGAGTAGCTCCGCTGCAAGTCCGAGTGCAGGGTCCCAAAG GTGTTGTGGAACCAGTTGAGGTGGTCGATAATGGAGATCAGACTCACACTGTAAGCTATGTGCCCACCAAAGAAGGGCCATATTCCATCAATGTGCTGTATGCTGATGAGGAGATACCACGCAG CCCTTATAAGTTGAAGGTTCTGCCCACACATGATGCCAGTAAGGTGCGTGCCAGTGGACCTGGTCTTAACACTACTGGGGTGCCTGCCAGCCTGCCAGTGGAGTTTACCATTGATGCGAAGGATGCAGGAGAGGGACTTTTAGCTGTCCAGATTACT GATCCAGAAGGGAAGCCAAAGAAGGCCAACATTCGTGATAACCAGGATGGGACTTACCTAGTCTCCTATGTGCCTGATATGACTGGTCGCTACACCATCCTtattaaatatggtggtgatgAAATCCCATATTCCCCATACCGCATTCGAGCTGTCCCTACAGGAGATGCCAGCAAGTGCACAGTCACAG GTGCTGGAGTCGGTCCCACTATACAGATTGGGGAACAGACTGTCATCACTGTGGATGCTAAAGCTGCTGGGAAGGGGAAGGTGACCTGCACAGTGTGCACTCCAGATGGTGCAGAGGTGGATGTAGACGTGGTTGAGAATGAGGATGGAACATTTGATATCTTTTATACAGCGCCTCAACCTGGGAAGTACGTGATCTGTGTGCGCTTTGGAGGCGAACACATTCCCAACAGTCCCTTCCAGGTCATG GCTTTGGAAGGTGCCTCCCCTGACCAACTTATGCAGCAGACGCAGGTCCCGCAGTACGCCTACGCGCCCAACAGGGGCCAGCCATGG GCAACAGACAGAGCTATGGGAATGAACGGACTGGACGTGGCTGGACTGAGACCTTTTGACTTGGTCATTCCATTTACCATCCAGAAGGGAGAGATCactg GTGAAGTAAGGATGCCATCTGGGAAAGTGGCCAAGCCAGACATCGCAGATAACAAAGACGGCACGGTCACAGTGAAGTACGCTCCCACTGAGGCTGGACTGCATGAGATGGACATCAAATATGATGGAATACACATTCCAG GAAGTCCGCTGCAGTTCTATGTGGATTATGTCAacagtggtcatgtgactgctTATGGTCCAGGCCTTATTCATGGCATGGTCAATAAGCCTGCAGTTTTCACTGTTAACACCAAGGATGCTGGAGAAG GTGGCCTCTCTCTGGCCATCGAGGGACCCTCAAAGGCAGATATCAGCTGCACTGACAACCAGGATGGTACTTGCACTGTGTCTTATCTCCCTGTTCTACCTGGAGACTACAATATCCTCGTCAAGTATAATGACAAGCACATCCCTGGTAGTCCCTATGTGGCAAAGATCACAG GGGATGACTCTATGCGCATGTCCCATCTAAAGGTGGGCTCTGCTGCTGATATCCCATTGGACATtggagaactggacctgagccAGCTAACTGCCTCCCTCACCACTCCCTCTGGTCGTGAGGAGCCATGTCTGCTCAAGATGCTTCGTAATGGACATGTTG GTGTCTCCTTTGTGCCTAAAGAGATAGGAGAGCACCTTGTGAACATTAAGAAAAATGGCCGCCACATTCCCAGCAGTCCCATTTCCGTCATGATCAAGCAGTCGGAGATTGCTGATGCCAGTCGTGTATGTGTATCTGGCCAGGGTCTTAGTGACGCTCGCACATTTGAGCCAGCTGAATTCATCATTGATACCAGAGATGCAG GGTATGGAGGCCTTAGCCTATCCATTGAAGGGCCAAGTAAGGTGGACATCAACACTGAGGATCAAGAGGATGGAACCTGCAAGGTCACATACTGCCCCACTGAGCCAGGAAATTATATCATTAATATCAAGTTTGCTGACCAGCATGTTCCAg GCAGTGCTTTCACAGTGAAGGTGACTGGAGAAGGCAGGATGAAGGAGAGCATCACTCGCAAGAGAACCGCTGCCTCTGTCGCCAATGTCGGCAGCCAGTGCGACCTAAGCCTGAAGATTCCTG AGATCAGCATTGCCGACATGACAGCCCAGGTGACTAGTCCATCTGGGAAAGTGCACAAGGCGGAGATCATGGAAGGAGAGAACAATACTTACTGCATTCGTTTTGTTCCAACTGAAATGGGTGTTCACACGGTTAGCGTGAAGTACCAGGGGCAGCATGTACCAGGATCACCATTCCAGTTCACTGTAGGTCCTCTGGGAGAAGGAGGGGCTCACAAGGTCCGTGCAGGAGGCCCTGGACTGGAGAGAGCAGAGGCTGGAGTTCCAG CTGAGTTCAGCATATGGACTCGTGAGGCTGGAGCTGGAGGCTTATCCATCGCTGTGGAGGGACCCAGCAAAGCAGAGATTGCTTTCGAAGACCGCAAGGATGGCTCCAGTGGCGTCTCCTACATTGTCCAGGAGCCTG GTGATTATGAAGTGTCTATCAAGTTTAACGATGAGCACATCCCTGACAGTCCCTTTGTGGTGCCTGTTGCCTCACCTTCCGATGATGCTCGTCGCCTTACTGTTGCCAGTCTTCAG GAGTCCGGTTTAAAGGTGAACCAACCTGCTTCTTTTGCTGTGAGTCTGAACGGAGCAAAGGGTGTTATAGACGCTAAAGTTCACAGCCCATCAGGGGCATTGGAAGAGTGCTGCGTCACTGAGATCGACGAAG ATAAGTATGCAGTGAGGTTCATTCCCAGGGAGAATGGTTTGTACCTGATCGATGTGAAATTCAATGGCTCTCACATCCCTGGAAGCCCCTTCAAGATCCGTGTGGGAGAGACAGGCCAGGCTGGAGACCCAGGCATGGTGTCTGCTTATGGGGCTGGTCTAGAGGGAGGCACCACTG GATCACCATGTGAATTCATTGTGAACACAAGCTCAGCTGGTCCTGGAGCACTGGCTGTGACTATTGATGGACCTTCAAAGGTGAAGATGGACTGTCAGGAATGCCCAGAAGGATACAAGGTCACCTACACACCAATGGCTCCTGGAAACTACCTAATTTCTATTAAATATGGTGGACCCTACCACATTGTTGGCAGCCCTTTCAAAGCAAAAATTACTG GTTCCCGTCTGGTCACTAGCCACAGCATGCATGAGACCTCTTCAGTATTGGTTGATCCTGTGACCCGCAGCTTGTCCTCCACCCAACAAGCAGCACCAGGCTGGGGCAGCTCCGATGCCAGCCGTGTGGTGGCTAAGGGCCTGGGGCTCACAAAGGGCTTCATCAACCAGAAAAATAGCTTCAGTGTGGACTGTAGCAAAGCAG GACGAAACATGCTTCTGGTTGGAGTGGATGGTCCTAAAGTACCCTGTGAAGAGATTCTGGTTAAGCACCTTGGCAACCGGCTCTATAACGTGTCCTACCAGCTGAAAGAGAAGGGCGAGTACATCCTGGTGGTGAAATGGGGTGATGAGCATATTCCTGGGAGCCCATACCACATCACTGTCTAA